A genomic window from Bradyrhizobium lupini includes:
- a CDS encoding HU family DNA-binding protein, with amino-acid sequence MAKMTKTQLIDAIAEGTQLSKNDVKSVIEYMATVGYKELNESGEFVIPGFVKMSVVNKPATEARMGVNPFTKEPMQFAAKPASKSVKASPLKVAKDSV; translated from the coding sequence ATGGCGAAGATGACCAAGACTCAGTTGATCGATGCAATTGCCGAGGGCACGCAGCTGTCGAAGAACGACGTGAAGTCGGTCATCGAGTACATGGCGACGGTCGGCTACAAGGAGCTCAACGAGTCCGGCGAGTTCGTCATTCCCGGCTTCGTGAAGATGTCGGTGGTGAACAAGCCGGCGACCGAAGCCCGCATGGGCGTCAATCCCTTCACCAAGGAGCCGATGCAGTTCGCCGCGAAGCCGGCGAGCAAGTCGGTGAAGGCCTCGCCGCTGAAGGTGGCCAAAGACTCCGTCTAA
- a CDS encoding GrlR family regulatory protein: MKNGLYSIHIHMLDGVKGRDSGVLILRDGVLLGGGPYFWSRGAYTIRNGNSNNGPSKHGTWKGELVTNQHTPFADGFARPLFGGVEATSGFSGTFSDDTAEVFGTVLVAGHRSLGFRASLKRLAEF, encoded by the coding sequence ATGAAGAACGGGCTTTATTCCATCCACATCCACATGCTCGACGGCGTGAAGGGCCGCGACAGCGGCGTGCTGATTCTGCGTGACGGCGTTCTGCTCGGCGGCGGGCCGTATTTCTGGTCGCGCGGCGCCTACACGATCCGGAACGGCAATTCGAACAACGGCCCTTCGAAACACGGGACCTGGAAGGGCGAGCTTGTCACCAACCAGCACACGCCGTTTGCGGATGGCTTCGCCCGGCCGCTGTTCGGCGGAGTGGAGGCAACGAGCGGCTTCTCCGGGACGTTCAGCGACGACACGGCCGAGGTGTTCGGCACCGTGCTGGTCGCAGGCCATCGCAGCCTCGGTTTTCGCGCGAGCCTGAAGCGGCTCGCCGAGTTCTGA
- a CDS encoding DUF2934 domain-containing protein, with product MTGLSEEEIRNRAYHLWKEAGEPAGTMDTFWYEAEKELLAERTKQGEVPPGMTDNLSV from the coding sequence ATGACTGGTCTCAGCGAAGAAGAGATTCGAAATCGGGCCTATCACCTCTGGAAGGAGGCTGGCGAGCCCGCAGGCACGATGGACACCTTCTGGTATGAGGCCGAAAAGGAGCTTCTCGCCGAGCGGACCAAGCAAGGCGAAGTCCCACCCGGCATGACCGACAATTTGTCGGTCTGA
- a CDS encoding DUF3072 domain-containing protein — protein sequence MADKTADNTGDNTQKDPKDWVSGDDPMTGAQESYLKTLAEQAHKPLPKKDLTKAEASELIDTMRQKAGLEK from the coding sequence ATGGCTGACAAGACAGCTGACAACACCGGGGACAACACACAAAAGGATCCGAAGGATTGGGTTTCCGGCGACGACCCGATGACCGGCGCCCAGGAATCCTACCTCAAGACCCTCGCCGAGCAGGCGCACAAGCCCCTCCCCAAGAAGGATCTGACCAAGGCAGAGGCGTCAGAGCTGATCGACACGATGCGGCAAAAGGCCGGGCTCGAGAAGTAG